ATATGTAGTTCATTTTTCTCTGACATCAAAATTCTGTATATCTTATAGACTTGTATTCAAAACATACAAATTATATTGAGAAGAATTTATGTTTGATATCTTATGAATTGATACGAGGTTGATCTAGTTCATGTGTTGAAAGCTAAATTCTTCAGAGACTTAGTTCATGTGTATTGGGTTGTGCCTTTTGCACCtgttattaaaatttagacttgtatTCAAAACATATAGACTATATTGAGAAGAATTTATTTGTGATGTTTAATGAATAGATACCAGGTTGTTTAATTTGGTGTACATAGATTGAAAGAAATGGTcgatgttttgaaaatagggAACGCTCTCCGGATGGTTTTAGGGCCTTTTTCTATCACACATTGTGCTTTGGGCTTCATCTTTAGTATTGAACGGAGCgagttttaattacttttatgcTACTTTTCATAGCGAGTAGTTTGTAACTAGGctattttcttgtatacttcctgtgtactcgggcATTGCCTATTTACGTGgattaataaaacttcttacttataaaaaaaaaaaaaatagataccaGGTTGATGTAGTTCATGTATTGAAGGTTTATTCTTTAGAGACTTTGTTTATGTCTTGgaagattttttcttgagcaGAGCTGTTCTTCTGATTGTTATCTTCTGCCTATTTTGCTCTTTTATCACAGAGATGGGACTGGACAAGCATCAAAATGATCCCTCAGCTGTTGAAAATTTTGGAGTTGTGTGTGTTGGAGGACTTTGCTGCTGCTATTGTTGTTCTCCTTGGACAACTTGGGAGGTAGGTTTATGTTTAATTTACCTTAATGTTTTTTATGGGTAATTTACTTTAATGTTGGCTGACATTTATGTTTGTGGTTTTGGATATTGCTCCTCCTTATGGCTAAACTATCAGCCTTTtggttatattttttgtttgtttctttgatttttttaaaattaagatttgaaataattatattgatggtaaaaaattattgatgttatttttttttttgataaccaTGTTATTTATCACATGGCAAGAAGCAAAACATTTGGGCTTATCTTGATTTCAACCAGCACTGAGACATTGAGCTTCATATTGGGCTGTCAGACTCAGTTTCATTGATGTACttccttttatctaataatgtAATTCTGATTTTAATTTCAGGCTTGGAGTTGATGCTGGTGGATATGAAGATAAAGgagttgaaaatttgagatgtaatttgtATACTTTTCTGAATCGTTATACTATCTTGAAAGCAGGCCTACACCTTCAAATAGCCACTGTCACTGCTTTACTTGGGCTTCTTCCTGATGATTTTGATACACTCATTCAGAGTAATGTGAAGATTCAGGTAACTGCAAGTCAGTCTCTTCTTGCTGATTCTATGAGGAAGTGGTTTTCTTTGCTGAGCAAGGGGCAACAGGACTTGTCAGTACGGCTTTTACAAACAGCTGgtgcaaaacaaaaataggaACAGAGGATCTCTAAAGAGTTGAGACTGGGTATTACTGCTTGGGTATTCTTACCTGAGTTTGAAGTGGGAAGTTGTGCAAGTTCTTTTATTCATCTGGAATTGAAGTAAGAAATTTTATCATTCACCATTGAGAGCTAGTGTATCACCAGAAGATGAAGATTCTGATACGGATTTTGCAGTGGcattatttacttgtttgctcATTTGGTGGAGAAGTTTTTGATCTTTTAGCCACCGTTTACAGTTGCATTGTTTTGATGGCATTGAGAGCTAGCATATACGAAGATTCTGGGACAGATTATGTGAGGGCATATTTATTGTTTGCTCATTTGCTGGAGAAAGTTTAGGCATTATGTCTCAACTTACCTGTTTCCCAATTTGTAagttatttgtgaataattatttGGAATATCTGTGAAAATTGACATTTTGTGGCagctcttattttattttggtgtatcatattttttttttaggcttttacTGCCAAGATCTTTACTGCAAGCATTACGGGTTCATGTGGCGGTGTCTTATGACTTTTAAGGATTTTCTGGcacttcaaaattaaaatgcttAATAATGTTTCTTTTGGGGCAATTTTTCCAGTCCTCTCACTCTGTGCAGTCTTTGTCGCTGGGCCTATTTTATGTGATTAGCTTTTCATTCAAACTTGCACTTAGGTGGCATTGGTTATTAttgctttttctcattttattttttctgattttttttcctcctgCAATTCAGTGCTTGGAATTTAAAGGAGCGAAGCTGTAGATTGTTACCTTTCTTTGTATAGTTTCTTCATGGTATCTGTAATTCTGTTCTCTCCTCAATACAGGTTGTCGCTATCTGTTTTAAATCATTTGTGGACAAGTTTTTGGTTCTGGAAAACACTTGCTTCTTCCACCTTTCTTATGTTGCATTGAGAGTTCGCCTGATCTCCTCGAATAAGGTTAACTTCTTCCTCGAGCATTTTTTTCGTTCTTCTATTTCTTCCAATTGCTTATAAATTTCCTGACCTATGATGATTAAGCCTGTTGAATTGTTGGTCCCTTCCTAGGATTGGTCTTCAGAAGTATCAGAAGCTAAAAATTGACATCTAATCATGTCATCTAATTATCTTTGAACTGTAGCTTTTCACTGAGCGTGATGCACACATCCACCAAGATATTTGGAGGCTTAATGgaaactttgtttttttttcccttccacCTCAAAGGTCTTGTAACCCAGCATGGCAAGAAATAGTGGCTCTattgttttttcatttattttctttctcaaattggCACAAGTTACATTGAAAAGGTCAAAGGGTTACATAGAGGTCTAAAATAAGATGGTAAATAGTGAAGTGAGAGTATGCTTATATCGgagcaagaagaagaaatatttaGCAATCTCAAATTGTTGATCAAGGGTTTATAGAACCGATCctgattaattagaaaaatatgtaGTTGAATTTTGTTGAAGGGATGAATTCAAAACCCTGGGTTCAAACTTGGGCTAGTTGACAGCCTGGAATACttgtattttgattttctattaGAAACTTGGGTTCAttcatttgttttcttattttaaaaaatacaatttgggCTCATCTGCTGTCAAGTACACCCCTGACATGCATATATTTTCTGGCTAGATCATTCTATTTCTAATTCGGTATTCCCTCTCGTAAACATTGTGTACTTgtacaaatgaaaaaaaaaaaaaaaatctgcctAGATCAACAAAAGTTGGTATCTGAAATGTGAAATCTTTTATGGTCGTGCTTTGAATTCTCCTTGTTACAAGTCATATAAGCTGAAAGCCAGGAAATGAGCGATTTTATTGTCAATTTAATTGCATCCGAAGAAATTGGGTGCAGTACACACAGGAATGCTCTGTTCATTTCTGAAGATATTGTCTGGATCAACCTTGGTCTTCACCTTCGTCAATCTCTTGAAGTTACCCTTGAAGTACTTTGTGCCCCAAACTCGTGCTTCCAAGTAACTTGTGTTACCCGGCTTGTTGGCACCTAAATCAAGATCCCTGTAGTTTAGATAGGCAGCCGTAGGATGTTTGGAAACATAAGGCCTCATGTAGTCATAAAGCAATCTAATCCAGTTTATGTGCTCGCTGGATGCCGTAATCCCATTTACTTCCCACTTCACTAAGTACTGTATGTTGTAAATGTTTCCTTTTCTATGAGGAAAAGGAATTTCAGATTCGGAAATCTCATTCATCTGTCCACCAAAAGGATCCATGATGATGAACACTAACTGTTCTTCCAGAAACCTTTCCCATATCTCTTCCAGTATAACTTCTGGTATGGGTTCCTGCACGAAGTCAGATTTCGCCTTGAAGAAGCTCTTGTAGAGAGTGCTCCTGTCCAGTAAGACCTCCAAGTGATCCCCCTTTTGGTATCCGGAAAAATAGAGTACGGACTGTATCCAACTCATTTCATTGCAGTCTTGGGCCTGCAGTCCCAACTCTGGGAAGCTTTCATTCATCAATGGAATTAGTCTCTCAATTCCTCCAAGAAAGAGTGAATTGAAGGAAGCTTGGATAGTTTTTTTACTCCCATTACCCACATCTTGAACTATGACTCTAATAAAGAGATCTTCATGTAGCCTATCTGCTATGTATTGCCACCTGCTGACAAGCTTGGTGGCACCTTGCTCAAGTGTTTTAGAAATGGTGAAGCCTGTCACTATTGGCGGCAGTCGAACCAGCTTGATTTTCCATGAAAGAACGATTCCAAAGCTTGCTCCACCTCCCCCCCTAATGGCCCAAAACAAATCCTCTCCCATTGCTTTTCTGTTAAGAATTTCTCCATTAACATCAATCAGGTAAGCATCTAGAACATTATCTGCTGCAAGGCCGTACTTCCTTAATAAGGTACCAAATCCACCGCCACTAAAGTGCCCTCCTACCCCTACACTGGGGCATATCCCTGCTGGGAATCCATGGATTCTACTTTGTTTGGAAATACTGTAGTAAAGCTCCCCAAGTGTTGCCCCAGACTGAACCCAGGCTGTTTCATCTGCAAGATTTAACTCAACTGATCGAAGATTGATGAGGTCGACAATTATAAATGGGGTTTTGCATCGGTAGGATAGGCCTTCATAGTCGTGGCCTCCACTTCTGACTCTGATTTGTAAGCCATGCTTTTTGCTGCAGAGAATGGCTGCTTGGATTTCACTCTCATGGAATGGTGTAATGATAAGTAGAGGTCTAGCTGTTGTTGAATTCAACCATCTAGGGTTTTGTTGTGAAGATTGCAACAAGTTTGAATAGATAGAGGAGTTTGATGTGTGGAATACTATTTGGACAGATTTGGTGTAGGCACCAAATTGTGTAGACATGCACTGCATAAAAGTTTCGTGAGTTGGATTGGAAGTTGAAAATGAAACTGAAAGCCAAAGAAGAGAGGCTAGTGCTATGTAACTCATCATTTCTCTCTTCTGTCTTTGTAGGATTAGGCTTACAGATTAAACACTTCGAGTTGATTTAACACTTAATGGCGGAATATCTGTGCATATAAGCTCTTTCTAGATCGGCCTGTTATAAAAATCTGCGTGCAAACAAAAGTGAAGTGATAATTCCCATGAAGAATTCCATATTAATAACAATTTATTCTCTGTACCCTAGCCGGcattgttttttccttttttgttctATGCATCCCCTGAAGGGAATCTGTCAATGTGATATGATCCTTGTTGACATACTTAGCTGGAATTCATTGGAAAATCTTGTTCAGTTGAGTGTTAAAAAGATTAATTCTACTATAAGCaatagtttggttttgtttcaacataaaatgagaaaacttatttagggttttaataatttaaagagaAAAGTGCTACCTATCATCCTCTAATATGGTATTTATCAACCTTTACGTATGTTATTATTTGATACCACGTAGGGGAATGATGAGAATATGATAGACTAAGAGGGTGATAAATAGCCTTCTTATTTAACAGATAATCAAATTGTTTTCCTTTGTTTGGTGGAGAATTAAAAAACAAAGGCTCAAATATCTTTGTGCATCATGCAAGTCATTTATGAATACCACCATCAAGTATCCTGTTGCGGTGGGAGAGTTTGAGAAGTAGCAAAGAAAAGCGAAAGATGGAAAGTggagaaatgataattgcaaTTGTGAGTATGTAAGCGCAATCActttaaacaaattaaataaatacgagattcacatgaaaagaatatgaaaagaaaattaattttttaatagtagactctttttttttaaaatgactgtacagTGTTTACGCATTTCACAAtcgtatatagcattactcttaaatgCGTTGGAATCTGAGTCAGATTTATAACAATCGGCAGTTTCAATAGGATAAAGGGTCGAGATGAGGTAGAGTTGTGTAGGCGGAGCAGTGGTGAGTAGGAAGAGCGATGGCGGCAGCCGGgtaatagagaggtggttggaTGTCTCTGCAAAGTTACAAGGATTGAAAAGTTTGGTTGTCGGATTCGGGGGTTGGGAGAGAATTCATGGTCTGGAGAATGGCTTATTCCTTTTGTGGGGGACATCTTACATCCTAGGACCTAGGGAGTAGGGACTTTGATTTTATTGCTGACCAACTTAGCATTTGTCCTTGACATTGCCCTAACAAACGCTCAAAAAGTTGAAAGCATTTTCAGCCCAAATCAATTTACcatctaaaatattatcatcttTCAACTGTTATTGTTAACCATCTCATTTTAATCGTGCTAAGGTGACATTTTTTACCTCATGGTTctagctttctttctttctttttatttatttatttatttttataatgggAAACCATCCCACGGTAGAGTCCTTAGGATTTATTCATGGAATCTAAACTCTTGAAAAGACTAGTATAGCAACCCATCGTCATGGCCTTccacttaaatcgcagtttgatcATAGCAATGATCGAACCTatgacatggggctcatgcacacaagtttgCCCTTACAACTTGGGCTAGTTACTGGTGGGTATGGTTCTAGCTTTTATGGCAAGATCATTCTATAATAAATGTTTAGACAGGTGAGAAgtttaatttaatcatttatttaatttttatggccaaaattattatattatttataagaatcTAAAATTGCAGGTACaacacaacaaataaaataaaaaattgggaAATTGTAGCAAAATAAATTGTTTGATTAATATTAGAACCGACTCTTGTGAGTGGATCCTAtaactaaatttatatttgttaagGCGGCAATTGAAGATCTCAAATTCTGTATTCTCTATAAGCGAGCACCGATGTGCTCTTAAAAAGTATAGAGGACAGCTCGAAAGCAGCAATGGGTGAGCTTTCAAAATCTACACAAAAAGACGAACAAGAAATGGAGGAGGGGGGAGGGTTGGGAAGTTTATGaacaagaaagagagagagcacaaCTCAAGTAATTAACTTTacgagggggaaaaaaaaaggaaaaccataacataaatttcatacaagACTTGCAATACTAAGCATTTATTAGACCAAGGGGTAAAAACCATTGACCAAAGTTGTGTAGCCATTTACTGCAACAAACCAACCCTATTTTCTAGCCTTTTGCGGAATCTTTAGAAAGTTGAAGAGGTGGAATGCTCTGTTCATGCCTGAAGAAGTTGTCTGGATCAACCTTGGTCTTAACTCTCACTAATTTATAGAAGTTGTCCTTGAAATAGCTGTTACCCCAAGCAGCTGCCTCCATGAAACTGGTGTCTTTGCCCTTGTTCATCCCCAGATCAAGATCCCTATAATTCACGTATGCAGTCCTTGGCAGCTTTGAAACATAAGGAGCCATGTAATTGTAAAGCTTTCTAATCCAGTCAACATGAGGCTGCGCCTTCTCCTTACCATCTTGCCAACTGGATAGCCACTGGATTTTGAACAAAGTTCCATTCCTGTGAGGAAAAGGAATTTCAGACTCTGAAATCTTGCTCATCATTCCTCCGTATGGATTCCAGATAGTCAGAGCACCGTCCTCTTCCATTAATCTTTTCCAGAGTCCCTCAAGTGCTGTCTCTGGTATGGGTTCTCTGACAAAGTCTGATTTAGCTTTGAAATAGTTCTTGAATGTGGACTTCCCTTGGAGCAGAACTTCTGGGAGTGTCCCACTTGGGTAACCAGCAATATAAAGCACTGATTTAATCCAGCTTGTTTCGACGCAATCTTTTTTTGTCAAACCCAATTCTGGGAAGCTTACTCGCATAACTTGGAGAAGCTTCTCAGCACCACCAAGATAAAGAGCATTGTACGAAGTTGTTATTGTCTTTCCACCTTTAGCACCAGCAGCTGCCGGGCTAATTATGACCCTGATGAAGAGATTCTCATCAATCTTGTCTGCAACCTGTTGCCATTTGTAGAGGATCTTTGTTCCTCCCTGTTCCAAGGCTTTGGTGACAGTGAAAACTGTCACGGTTGAGGGAACAGGAACTAGCTTTATCTTCCACCAAAGAATGATTCCAAAGCTTGCCCCTCCCCCACCTCTAATAGCCCAGAAATGATCTTCTCCCATGGCTTTCCGGTCGAGAATTTTTCCATTAACATCAACAATTCGAGCATCAACAACATTGTCAGCGCCAAGGCCATATTTTCTCATCATGGGACCATATGCACCTCCAGTAATGTGCCCGCCAACGCCTAAGCTGGTGCAAAGACCGGCAGGGAAGCCATGGACTTTGCTTTTCTCATAAATTCTGTAGTAAACTTCCCCAATAGTGGCACCAGCCTGAATCCATGCACTGTTATCTTTGATATCAACGTCGATAGACCTAAGCTTGGCCAGGTCGACAATGATGAAAGGTGATTCAATTTCGGATACGTAAGAGAGGCCCTCGTAGTCATGGCCTCCACTACGGACTCTGAGATGTATTCCAAGCTGCTTGGAACAGATTACTGATCCTTGGACATGGGATTCATGCACCGGCATGAAGATGAACTCAGGCTTTGGCACTGAAGGGACTAAATACCTGAGGTTTTGTGCAGAGGATTCGAGGACAGTGTGAAAGGAAGTATTATCTGGGCTGAAAAAAGCAGTAGCCACTGGAATGGAAATCTGAGAATTGAGAGTGAGACATTCGATGAAACTTTTTTGAGTCGTAGCTGAAGCTGCCAATGAAGCAGACAGCAGGAATAAAACTGCTGAAAACAAGGAACTAGAGCTTCGGGACACCATTGTTATGGTTCTTACTCCTCTGTTTTGGTGCTGCAGAAAAAAAGGTGACCCAAGCACCCTAATTTATGGGCAATCGGTGACACCGACGTGTGCTTGAGCTAAGGCAAACGTCAAGGTTGTCACTGTACATTTTGATGATTTGGGGTCAAGGGTCTTCATCGTAATTACATACCCTCTTTGGAAAACGACCTTCATATTGTGGCACTTCTCTCCAATACATCACCGTGTATACAACACTCAGAAACCCATTTCAATCTAGAATCTGCTACTTCTGTGACATGGTTTTCCATTCATGCTATTCACAAATTCTAGAAACCCCAAATGTTTTCCATTCAACTTGCGTTAAATGATCATGTCTTCTGTTGTTTTTTGTAGAAAAAAAGAATGTGAAAGATCATTTTCACATCCTACTGAATGAAAAATTGTCATATAAAGCATATTGAGTCATACTATCTTTTCAATGTCATATAAACGACTGATTCTAGAGAAATTGAGTGTCCCTTGATGATTATGCGTTGAGATGTTTAGCCAAAGGGTTGTAAATTTGCTTGGGTTTGTGTCTAATAGATGTGACCAagcctttttccttttcattttttttcctctacatCCATAATTCCATGAAGAaactaattgttttttttttaagagaaatttcTCTAAAGTGACGACGACCTATGATTCAATTGGAGAACGTGCAAGTCATGAAAAGTTGGGAGTCACGCATTATTGTTGCTTaacgtttttttttaaaaaaacctctACTCCACGCTTGAATTGATGTTGGCCAGATCAGTCTGCATACATGGATATGCGTGTTCTTAAAAGCAAATTTTAATGATCCAATTCTCTCTACGCTTAAGGGAAGTTTTTAAGAAAGGAACTCTTTCTTTATCTGAAATTCTGGTTTGTTTATGTCTATCAATTTGAACCAACTTTCTGGGTTGGCCACAAGATGTAAGATGTTGCCACCTGCTACTACTTGCTCCACTTCATTGAGATAAGCAACATATAATTAAAGCAAAATagccaaaaagaaagaaaaagaaaaatataggaAGCATTTGAAACCACTATTGTCTTTAAGCAGTTTATATCGTATTCAAATCttcataaaatattgaatacTTTTTCAAAGCAGCGAAACTCGAATTCGTATCATTAATCTTTTTAAGCTTAATGTACCCTTTTTTCCTGGCAGCCAGACGTAAGCTataggatttatttatttatttattaaagtaGCCTTCAAATAATTGCAGAAGAAACATCTACAGGCATaaacatacacatacatacggtacaaaaatatatgagaaGTGACGTAGATATAAAatgatcaatttataaattgacgtgattttatgtgatttgttaaatctattttataataaaaaaaaatttataatttaatatactatatcaaaCATCGGCAAtttgtagttttatttttgtataaaatatttctcaaaatatatatggggTTAATAATAGGACcaaatggaaaggaaaaaaattggaaagTTCAGCTCTTAAAGTATTTAAAGGATTTAAATACATGACCTAAGTTGTTGAACTTTGAAGTTGGAGCTGTgtagttgtaaaaaaatatatgcacaataTATTCGAAGGAtgaatatataaagaaatttgcttcgtttggattgagattgagaagtgatttcaacttattttatctcattttatcattataaattttttaaatttttatacaaaatataataaataatttaatttttttaaatttttaaataataataatattaaaaaataatagagtaatattagagagaagccactatagtagtgcacactttgcactcactgtgTGGCTTCTTCTAGTTGATTATTCCCAACACTTacttggagagatgtgtggtctagataaTACCACATTATGTATACAAAATAGATACTCTCAATAAtgatttctatctatatttattcaatcTTATAATCTCAAACTACCGGATGAGTTAGCTTAGCTACAAAGTGGGGTATAAAATCTGgaggaaagaaaagaacaaataaagTGGGTAATAATACATTAATGCTGTTTTTCtcgattattaattaattagagcaTATCAATCAAATAAAGTATGGAATAAACtgttcaagaaattaaaaaataatgtaggaCGTGGGACCTGCATGCATGCCCTACTAGCTACATGATTGATCGATGTAGGACACGAGGGTaaactttctttttattagacAAGAATGAAAAGAACTAGCTTATcaatgaatatatttatatttatatatattttttgatgaaattaaaaagctttcaaaattatatatatatttaataatactgTATTTTAACTTAGTGAATGATCAGTGTCGTTGTCAATATTGGATAGTACTAGTACTGTCGGTgcctatattaaaaaaagttcaaGATCATGGCCTGAAACTGCATgggaacaaaaaaaagaaaaaaaaaagaaaaagaattatggcctgtaattaattaattaatattatgctCTTTCTTTTGATTCTAAATAGTAAAACCTCGCCTTGAAGACTGGAAAAGTTTGGTCTAGCTATAAGGAAAGTATGAATTCAAGCCAGCAAATGCTTGAGGTAGGTTCAAAAGCTCCCTCGCTCAGCCGTTTCTCTCTAGGTGCCCATCGCCAGTCCCATAATTTTTGTTCGTTCACCGGGGGGATGGGGGTTGATTTTCGGCTCCACCCACCTCCCCTCCTCATCAGTCatgatctttattttcttttaggaaaCTGCTACACTCACAGAAGGTTTTTATCGAAATTTTCTACCGAaaggcaaatgttttttttttttttttttactttttttttcaatcatttttttaaacactttaaatatttttaaaaaatataaaaaaaatcataaattcatttaaaaacattccttaatcactaagtaaaaataataaaataaaataaaataaaatacaatttcggTAAAAGTTTTCGGTAAAACATTTCTGTGGGAATAGTATTTTCCATTCTTtcatctatgtttttttttttttttttttttagttttcaagTAGCACCGTTTATCTTTGCCAATCTGTTGCTTTTCGGTGATTAAGGGTGGACACACACCCTTTCCTCAGCTTCTCCAGGTGCCGATTGTCAAGCTAGAGGAATAAATCCGCTTATCTATGCAACACGTTTGCCTCACGCGCAGCTTATGTTGTGCATGATTCTCACGCACCGCTGCGCCTTGGAGAGCACTCTTCCAACACGCTTGGCAGTTTCGGGTTCTACGGTTTCGAATCTTCTAGATCCGATTGTTCTCCTCACTCCAGCTGTGGTGCGTGGCCTGCACGCGTCGCCACTGCTAGTAACGTCCCCTCGTCGGCGATTCGTCACTATTTTTGGTTGTTGAATTATGTTCCCGCTTTCCCTAATCAAAGATCGAGTAAAACTGAATATGACAGTTCCTTCCAGCTAGTCCAGACTAACACGTTGTAGCACACCTATTTGTACTGCGGCTTCTAGCTgtagttttataatatgttcATTAGACTATTTAAAACCGTCATCAAACAGTCTCACCAAATAGCTCCGATcatcccttttatttttttatttttgtgttgtaATGTGTATTAGTTTTGGAAAGATTATAAGAGACTTTCACCCCACTGaatttgtgttttgtatttattaatttatctataaatattttatttatcgagaaaaaaaagaaaagtatgaatttggaaatgctttttttttttttttgggggggttaATTTATAAGGTGGCCATGTCAACACATCATTTTATGAGTCAAGAATTACGTACCTACCTACCTACAGCTAGCTAGGATACACAGTGCCACGTCAACCTTATGTAATGCTCACAACTTatttcttcttaaaattattagatcATCCTACCGATcgacaacaatattattttgagttttatatatttttattattaaactataattataataaggtgattgaatatataatatatatcatcatcatgtatCGCTTGCTGATCACTTTTTgtctctacatatatatatcgtaCTTAATAACTCTTATGCTTTAATTTTCTCCTTTCAAGGGCAAGTTTTAGGTTGGCACCGTCAACATGATGCAAGAGCCATTCTGCCTTAGTATTAGATCAgaaatactatttttcaaatatttatgagtaatattatatacagtcgtagaatacgtaaatttcacataattttttattaaaaatgagtgGAGCactgtattattaaaaaattaattttttttatgtgaatcttatatttactcacttttttcaaattgattacgCGGTACTTGCATATTCAACGATTGCAACTATCATCTATCGTTAGTTATAGTTGTTGATGCGGCATATTAGTCTATTAGAgtttagagtaatgttacttttcatattaaaaCTCTCATCTCTAATcatattttggagatgtttagatagtgaattgagttgagatgagatgagataagatgaaagttgaataaaatatttttagaatataatttttaatattatttttattttaaaatttgaaaaaattgaattatttattatattttatttaaaagattgtgaaaattataataataaaacgaaatgagatgagagtatttttgaatccaaacatccCTAATTGACGTGACATATTTCAAGTGATTTCATCTTTTAAATGGTGAcagcatatataaaatatactacGTACAACAATATTGtgatatatgttttaaatatatatatatatatatatatatatgccttatAAAGTCATACTCTATTGGACATGC
This genomic interval from Juglans regia cultivar Chandler chromosome 3, Walnut 2.0, whole genome shotgun sequence contains the following:
- the LOC108981443 gene encoding berberine bridge enzyme-like 22, coding for MMSYIALASLLWLSVSFSTSNPTHETFMQCMSTQFGAYTKSVQIVFHTSNSSIYSNLLQSSQQNPRWLNSTTARPLLIITPFHESEIQAAILCSKKHGLQIRVRSGGHDYEGLSYRCKTPFIIVDLINLRSVELNLADETAWVQSGATLGELYYRICPSVGVGGHFSGGGFGTLLRKYGLAADNVLDAYLIDVNGEILNRKAMGEDLFWAIRGGGGASFGIVLSWKIKLVRLPPIVTGFTISKTLEQGATKLVSRWQYIADRLHEDLFIRVIVQDVGNGSKKTIQASFNSLFLGGIERLIPLMNESFPELGLQAQDCNEMSWIQSVLYFSGYQKGDHLEVLLDRSTLYKSFFKAKSDFVQEPIPEVILEEIWERFLEEQLVFIIMDPFGGQMNEISESEIPFPHRKGNIYNIQYLVKWEVNGITASSEHINWIRLLYDYMRPYVSKHPTAAYLNYRDLDLGANKPGNTSYLEARVWGTKYFKGNFKRLTKVKTKVDPDNIFRNEQSIPVCTAPNFFGCN
- the LOC108981442 gene encoding berberine bridge enzyme-like 15, with protein sequence MVSRSSSSLFSAVLFLLSASLAASATTQKSFIECLTLNSQISIPVATAFFSPDNTSFHTVLESSAQNLRYLVPSVPKPEFIFMPVHESHVQGSVICSKQLGIHLRVRSGGHDYEGLSYVSEIESPFIIVDLAKLRSIDVDIKDNSAWIQAGATIGEVYYRIYEKSKVHGFPAGLCTSLGVGGHITGGAYGPMMRKYGLGADNVVDARIVDVNGKILDRKAMGEDHFWAIRGGGGASFGIILWWKIKLVPVPSTVTVFTVTKALEQGGTKILYKWQQVADKIDENLFIRVIISPAAAGAKGGKTITTSYNALYLGGAEKLLQVMRVSFPELGLTKKDCVETSWIKSVLYIAGYPSGTLPEVLLQGKSTFKNYFKAKSDFVREPIPETALEGLWKRLMEEDGALTIWNPYGGMMSKISESEIPFPHRNGTLFKIQWLSSWQDGKEKAQPHVDWIRKLYNYMAPYVSKLPRTAYVNYRDLDLGMNKGKDTSFMEAAAWGNSYFKDNFYKLVRVKTKVDPDNFFRHEQSIPPLQLSKDSAKG